The proteins below come from a single Juglans regia cultivar Chandler chromosome 12, Walnut 2.0, whole genome shotgun sequence genomic window:
- the LOC109004967 gene encoding protein PHYTOCHROME-DEPENDENT LATE-FLOWERING: MGISFKVSKTGTRFQPKPLLPPEVKVVDDVSETSKDSSRKLQCDLDLIEGAEDAAGVSAPSWSSEGLVPSAENEVSFTLNLFEDGYSIGKPTENEAAHQATLQDVPKLLQPYGRASETLFSAIESGRLPSDILDDIPCKFVDGTLVCEVRDYRKCAFYQGSGDPKNNGYPVVSKVCLKMSLENVVKDIPLISNNSWTYGDLMEVESRILKALQPQLHLDPTPKLDRLCNNPVPTKLDLALSNVRKKRFRQPPEVTVTSSIKTHGKTVCIDRVPESSNSRLGDAGIISGNVMPQQVHENLTAQHVGPTNMLALRPKSFVSDASVSALPVASHQPRYQMGVGTPRSMQDPGSGPAINASGASPAGQDMMISYGENVNSSVSVLGKRESQDGQMSPLSSFNKRARPSPVGLDGMQQQQIGPHGDGLHRSDINWKNTLLQQQAMARGSPYANTGIQKFSQQVFEGALNQDAGTMPSAAGQQGTRYVTKEEQFEIDKIDGSDMYRSKNDMQVMETETSHLDPQQARQQRLPHNAFMRSNFSQTSWNNLGQQMEKDARKDDQLHKRKSVQSPRISTGALAQPQLSSKSGEFSSSPVGPHFGQVATAAALVASQKEKAINTSVPTVGGTSSLASSANDSMQRQHQAQIAAKRRSNSLPKTPAMSGIGSPASVGNISVPLNANSPSVGSPPLADQTMLERFSKIEMVTMRHQLNCKKNKVDNHPIRKPNTYPLQPLSTHLSTASNNEDLKDDASMRSLSKSLAGGSMNICKIRVLKFMQPERIPQENAVSYRVRTRMIMSEKPYDGTVAMHYGEIEDGDFLSAEDRLPSLPNTHFADLLASQLCSLMIREGYVVEDQVQAKQTRTSLATASQSNTAGIPHHSVPDIQQFPEAVPGQQSSEVAKITNSGNASLNSPQNLLPNARMLPPGNTQALQMSQGLFSGVSMPPRSPLIDPQPSLHQQQQQQQQHQQQQQQQQQQQQQQQQQQQQQHSLIQQQQHQFQRSPKILPTNSLSHLSAIGQNSNIQLGNHMVNKSSALPIQLLQQQQQQQQQQQQRKMMMGLGTAVGMGNMGNNVVGLGGLGSAVGMGAARGIGGTGMSAPMGPISGISNVGQNPMNLSQTPNISNAISQKFRSGLNPQTALMASNLRMAQNRGANILGGPQSSIAGISGARQIHPGSAGLSMLGQSLTRATMQRAAMGPMGPPKLMAGINLHMNQQQQQQQLQQQQQFQQQQQQQQYQQQQQQQYQQQQQQQYQQQQQFQQQLQQQQDTTSQLQAVVSPSQVGSPSTVGIPQLNQQTSPQQMSQRTPMSPQQLSSGAIHAISAGNPDACPASPQLSSQTLGSVSSITNSPLDLQGVNKSNSVNNA; encoded by the exons ATGGGTATCTCCTTTAAGGTCTCAAAGACCGGTACGAGGTTCCAACCAAAGCCTCTGCTTCCTCCCGAGGTGAAGGTCGTCGACGACGTGTCCGAGACCTCCAAGGATAGCTCAAGGAAGCTCCAG TGTGATCTTGATCTTATTGAAGGAGCTGAAGATGCTGCAGGGGTGTCTGCACCATCCTGGTCTTCTGAAGGACTTGTTCCTTCTGCAG AGAATGAAGTTTCCTTCACATTGAACCTATTTGAAGATGGATACTCAATTGGAAAACCCACAGAG AATGAAGCTGCTCATCAGGCTACTCTTCAAGATGTTCCAAAGTTGTTACAACCGTATGGTAGAGCGTCCGAAACTCTCTTCTCG GCAATTGAATCTGGCCGATTGCCTAGCGATATTCTAGATGATATACCCTGCAAGTTTGTGGACGGGACACTTGTATGTGAG GTGCGGGATTATCGGAAGTGTGCTTTTTATCAAGGTTCTGGTGATCCGAAAAATAATGGATACCCTGTTGTTAGTAAAGTATGCCTTAAGATGTCATTGGAGAACGTTGTGAAAGATATTCCATTGATATCGAATAATTCTTGGACTTATGGCGATCTGATG GAAGTGGAGTCCCGCATATTGAAAGCATTGCAACCACAACTTCATCTAGATCCTACACCTAAGTTGGATAGGCTTTGTAATAACCCAGTTCCCACAAAG CTTGATTTGGCTCTTTCCAATGTCCGGAAAAAGAGATTTAGGCAGCCACCTGAAGTTACTGTCACTTCTAGTATCAAGACGCATGGGAAGACAGTTTGCATAGATAGAGTACCAGAAAGCTCTAACTCAAGGTTGGGAGATGCAGGAATCATTTCTGGAAATGTGATGCCACAGCAAGTACATGAAAATCTTACTGCACAACATGTTGGCCCAACAAACATGTTAGCCTTAAGACCAAAGAGCTTTGTATCAGATGCCTCAGTTTCTGCACTACCTGTTGCTTCCCATCAACCAAGGTATCAAATGGGGGTTGGGACCCCCAGAAGCATGCAGGATCCTGGTTCAGGACCTGCTATTAATGCATCAGGGGCTTCTCCTGCTGGGCAGGACATGATGATCTCTTATGGTGAAAATGTGAATTCAAGTGTCTCTGTTCTTGGAAAGAGGGAGAGTCAGGATGGGCAAATGTCACCCCTGTCCAGTTTTAACAAGAGAGCAAGACCTTCACCCGTGGGTCTTGACGGAATGCAACAGCAGCAAATAGGGCCACATGGTGATGGACTACACCGTTCAGACATCAATTGGAAGAATACTTTGTTACAACAGCAAGCAATGGCAAGGGGAAGTCCATATGCAAATACTGGCATTCAAAAGTTCTCCCAGCAGGTGTTTGAAGGGGCTCTGAACCAGGATGCTGGGACAATGCCTTCCGCTGCAGGACAGCAGGGAACACGATATGTTACCAAGGAAGAGCAGTTTGAGATAGATAAAATAGATGGTTCAGATATGTACCGCAGTAAAAATGATATGCAGGTGATGGAAACAGAAACAAGCCATTTGGACCCGCAGCAAGCACGGCAACAAAGATTACCACATAATGCATTCATGAGATCTAATTTCTCCCAGACATCTTGGAATAATCTTGGTCAGCAAATGGAAAAAGATGCAAGAAAAGATGACCAGCTCCATAAAAGGAAATCAGTTCAAAGTCCTCGGATTTCTACTGGTGCTTTGGCTCAGCCGCAATTATCATCAAAATCGGGGGAGTTTTCTAGTAGTCCAGTGGGACCCCACTTTGGACAAGTTGCAACAGCTGCTGCTCTTGTAGCATCACAAAAGGAGAAAGCAATAAACACCTCAGTTCCTACTGTTGGTGGGACCTCTTCTTTGGCTTCCAGTGCTAATGATTCCATGCAACGACAACACCAGGCCCAGATTGCTGCAAAGCGGAGATCAAATTCTCTCCCTAAGACCCCAGCAATGAGTGGAATTGGATCTCCAGCTAGTGTTGGTAATATTAGTGTTCCATTAAATGCAAACAGTCCTTCAGTTGGATCACCACCTTTGGCTGATCAAACCATGCTTGAAAGGTTCTCAAAGATAGAAATGGTGACAATGAG GCATCAACTCAACTGCAAAAAGAATAAGGTTGATAATCACCCCATTAGGAAGCCAAACACATATCCCCTTCAACCCCTGTCAACCCATCTCTCCACTGCTTCCAATAATGAAGATCTCAAAGATGATGCGAGCATGAGGTCATTATCTAAGTCACTTGCAGGTGGCAGCATGAATATCTGCAAAATAAGAGTCTTAAAATTTATGCAGCCAGAGCGTATTCCTCAAG AAAATGCTGTTTCGTATAGGGTAAGAACTAGAATGATCATGTCAGAGAAGCCATATGATGGTACGGTAGCAATGCATTATGGAGAAATAGAAGATGGTGATTTTCTGTCTGCAGAGGATCGTCTTCCTTCATTACCGAATACG CACTTTGCGGATTTGCTTGCCTCACAGCTTTGTTCACTG ATGATACGTGAAGGATACGTTGTGGAAGATCAAGTCCAAGCAAAACAAACCCGCACGAGTCTTGCCACAGCCAGTCAATCAAATACTGCTGGCATCCCTCACCATTCGGTACCCGACATTCAGCAATTTCCAGAAGCAGTTCCTGGTCAACAATCAAGTGAAGTTGCAAAGATAACTAACAGTGGTAATGCATCTCTAAACTCACCTCAGAATCTGTTACCGAATGCAAGGATGCTGCCTCCTGGAAACACCCAGGCCTTACAGATGTCTCAAGGACTCTTTTCTGGGGTTTCAATGCCCCCGAGGTCGCCACTGATAGACCCACAACCATCACTCCATcaacagcagcaacaacagcagcaacatcagcagcagcagcagcagcagcaacagcaacaacaacagcagcaacaacaacaacaacaacaacactCCTTGATTCAACAGCAGCAGCACCAGTTCCAGAGGTCACCTAAGATACTCCCAACTAATTCACTTTCACACTTGTCTGCAATCGGGCAGAATTCCAACATACAGTTGGGCAATCACATGGTCAACAAGTCTTCTGCTCTCCCAATTCAGCTGttacagcagcagcagcagcagcagcagcagcagcagcaaagGAAGATGATGATGGGACTTGGAACAGCTGTGGGTATGGGGAACATGGGCAATAACGTGGTTGGTCTTGGAGGCCTTGGCAGTGCCGTGGGCATGGGAGCTGCAAGGGGAATAGGGGGAACTGGAATGTCAGCACCAATGGGGCCTATCTCTGGTATCAGCAATGTGGGGCAGAACCCAATGAATCTTAGCCAGACTCCAAATATTAGCAATGCAATAAGCCAGAAATTTCGATCTGGATTGAATCCACAAACTGCTCTCATGGCATCAAATCTTAGAATGGCACAGAACAGAGGAGCAAACATTTTAGGGGGGCCTCAGTCAAGCATAGCTGGGATCTCAGGAGCCAGACAGATACATCCAGGCTCTGCTGGTCTTTCAATGCTTGGTCAGAGTCTAACCCGGGCCACAATGCAACGGGCAGCAATGGGGCCTATGGGTCCGCCTAAGTTGATGGCAGGAATAAACCTTCATATGAaccaacagcagcagcagcaacaattacagcagcaacaacaatttcaacagcagcagcagcaacagcaatatcagcagcaacagcaacagcaatatcagcagcaacagcaacagcaatatcagcagcagcagcaattTCAACAGCAGTTGCAGCAACAACAAGATACCACTTCACAGCTACAGGCTGTTGTTTCACCGTCACAAGTGGGCTCACCATCAACCGTGGGAATTCCACAACTAAACCAACAAACCAGCCCTCAGCAAATGAGCCAGCGAACACCAATGAGCCCACAGCAGCTGAGCTCGGGGGCAATCCATGCGATTAGTGCTGGTAATCCAGATGCTTGTCCAGCTAGCCCACAGCTGAGCTCTCAGACCCTTGGTTCGGTTAGTAGTATCACAAATTCTCCTTTGGACCTACAAGGTGTGAATAAGAGCAACTCTGTAAATAATGCATAA